AGGGCTTCACATCTCGTGCTCGTTGCATCGGTCTGGCCGTGAGAGTTTGGTGCGAACAACCACGCAGCAGCTCTTGCTGTCTCTCAACCTCGGGTGTCAAGCGGCTTTACCGGAAGCTCACGATGCATGCGTCGGGGCCGCTTGCCGCGCGCCGGTATGGTACACGGTGGGCTGATCCCAGTCTCCCGTATATTTGGGGTCTTGTGTCTCTCAATCTTTGTTGACCATATTGGAGAACAATTTTTCTTACGACTGCGCACTCTTATGACAATGATGAAGCTGCAGGGACAGCAACCACAACATGGGCAGCCATTTTCCTGCGTGATTATTGGCGACACTTCGCTTCCTGCTCACTGTGCCGGCATACTTGTACGTGCCGGGCATACTGTGAAGGCCGTGATCAGTGACACGCCAGAGTTTCGCCAATGGGCGCATGACCACAACGTGCCGGTCTACCACTCGCAGGAAGATTGGGGAGCCCAGCTATCGCCGCAGTCGTTTACGTATCTCTTTAGTATCATTAATCAGCGGATTCTTTCTGCTGCGCTGTTGTCGCTGCCGTCTCATGCCGCGATCAACTTTCATGATGGCCCACTCCCCAGATTTGCCGGTATGTATGCCCCGGCCTGGGCACTGTTGCGACGTGAGACAGAGCATGGTGTGACTTGGCATGTCATGACTGGCGAGGTCGATGCCGGTGACATTCTCAAGCAGCGGCGCTTCTCTCTTGCCCCGGACGAGACCTCGTTGAGTCTGAACCTGAAATGTTACGAAGCGGCGATCGCCTCATTCCAGGAATTAGTTACGGAGTTGGCCGACCAGCGATGGAGCCCGATCCCACAAGACCTCAGTCTGCGCACGTACTTCGCTGAGCATGAAAGACCGCCAGGTGGAGGAATTATTTCGTGGAACACTCCAGCAGCAGACCTCGCGGGGGTTTGTCGGGCCTTGTCTTTTGGTCCGTACCTCAATCCGCTGACCACCCTGAAGTTCCATGTGAACGGTGATTTTTTCATTGTCACTGAATATGAGCTGCGTCCCGGCTCTCCGTCAGTTGCTGCCGGGACCATTCGTGCCATGCAGCAAGATAGTCTGACGATCGCTACGGCAACGGAAGACTTCACAATTACCAAACTGCTCACCGTGGATGGTGATGCCGTACCGGTTGCCTCCTTGAGCCAGCAGTATGGGTTGCAAATCGGTCAGCAACTCCCGGATCTTGCCCGCACAACGCTCAATGAACTTACACAACAAGCGAGCCACACTGCAAAGCATGAGGGGTTTTGGCGTAAACGACTCACCTCCATCCACCCTGCTCGCTTGCCCTATGTTTCATCGCCTATGAATGAGCGTACTGGGAGTGCCTCACTGCCGGTGTCGTTTTCGCTTCCGGTCGGAGCGCACACCGTACCGCCTCAACCATGGCGGCGAGACACCCTCATACTCACAGCGTTCGCGGTCTACCTCTCTCGACTCACCCAAGAGCACTCGTTTGATATTGGCTTCACTTCGGCATCACAGCGAGCAGAGGAGCACCACACCACACCGCTCTCTGAAAAGTTGTTTGCCGTACGGGTGCCGTTCCGGGTGCAGTTAGACTTGGATGGACCGTTCACCCAAGCGTATACGACTATTGCACAAGAAGTGACTCTGTGTGAACACCATCGCACCTACACGCGGGATCTCCTGGTCCGCGACCCAGCTATACACGAGATACCTAGGGTACGTCACGTTGCTGATGTCTCAGTGGTTTTCTTGCCCTGTGTTGACGAAGATCCCTGCTATGCTCAGGGAGCCATAACTCTGCATGTGTCACCAGATGTTTTTTCACTCGACACATCTGCAGCCGAACCGATGTCTGCGACGATCGTCTATAACACGCGGGTTCTCGATGAACCCACGATTCTGCGCATGGTCGGGCATCTACAAACCCTGCTGACGGCTGCGGTTGCGAACCCTGAGCAACCTCTGTCTGCCCTGCCGCTGCTTACCGCCAGCGAGCGTCAGCAGATACTCTTCGACTGGAACGACACAACGCGTGATTATCCTCAGACGCAGTGTCTTCAACAGTTATTCGCTACACAAGTCGAACGTACACCGGACGCCGTCGCGGTAGTGTGTGCGGAGGAACACGTACCGTATCGAGTACTCAATGCACGTGCCAATCGGCTTGCGCACTATTTGCAAAAGAAAGGCGTGCAGCGCGAGACCCTCGTGGGCGTGTGCCTGGAGCGTTCACTCGATATGACCGTTGCCTTGTTGGCCATTCTGAAAGCCGGTGGCGCGTATGTGCTGTTGGACCCCCATTATCCAACAGAGCGGTTGCGCTTCATGCTCGAGGATACCGCCGTCTCTATTATACTCACGCAAGAAAAGTTCTTCCCATTATTCTCCAACGCTGAAGCCGCTGAGGTAGGTAGCACGGGAAACCCCACTCCGCACCCTCTTTGTGATGCGCAGCAGTTGGTTTGTCTTGACACCGAGTGGGACACAATCAACAAAGAGCGTGTTGACAACCCTGCCTGTGTAACAACGGCGGACGATTGTGCTTATGTCATGTACACGTCAGGATCGACGGGCCGTCCCAAGGGGGTCGCCGTACCACACCGAGGCATCACGCGTTTACTGTTCGGCGTAGACTATGTCCAGCTCGACACTCAGCAAAAGTTGCTGCACCTGGCGCCTATCTCGTTCGACGCCTCGACCTTTGAAATTTGGGGAGCGCTCCTGCATGGCGGCACCTGTGTGTTGTATCCGGCCCAGGTTCCAAGTCCGCACGAACTCGGCGCGCTGGTCAAGCGCCACGGGGTGACGACGTTGTGGCTTACCGCATCATTATTCAATACCGTCATCGGTACTGAACCTGGAGCACTCTCTGGAGTCCGCCAATTGCTCATTGGCGGCGAGGCGTTGTCTGTAGCGCACGTGCGTCGCGCCTTGGCGCTTCTGCCTACCACGCGAATCACGAATGGGTACGGGCCGACTGAAAGCACGACGTTCGCGTGTTGCTATCACATCCCGCGCCAGCTCGCGGCCAACCTGACCTCAGTTCCCATCGGCACCCCGATCAGTAACACCACGGTGTATATTCTTGACCAGTACTTGTCACCGCTGCCTGTTGGCGTCCCTGGAGAATTGTATATTGGTGGAGACGGACTCGCCTGCGGGTATCTCCATCGCCCAGAACAGAGCGCAGAGAAATTTATCCCCGACCCTTTCAGCTCTCGTCCTGGAGCGCGACTCTACCGCACTGGTGATATGGTGCG
The genomic region above belongs to Deltaproteobacteria bacterium and contains:
- a CDS encoding amino acid adenylation domain-containing protein, yielding MRRGRLPRAGMVHGGLIPVSRIFGVLCLSIFVDHIGEQFFLRLRTLMTMMKLQGQQPQHGQPFSCVIIGDTSLPAHCAGILVRAGHTVKAVISDTPEFRQWAHDHNVPVYHSQEDWGAQLSPQSFTYLFSIINQRILSAALLSLPSHAAINFHDGPLPRFAGMYAPAWALLRRETEHGVTWHVMTGEVDAGDILKQRRFSLAPDETSLSLNLKCYEAAIASFQELVTELADQRWSPIPQDLSLRTYFAEHERPPGGGIISWNTPAADLAGVCRALSFGPYLNPLTTLKFHVNGDFFIVTEYELRPGSPSVAAGTIRAMQQDSLTIATATEDFTITKLLTVDGDAVPVASLSQQYGLQIGQQLPDLARTTLNELTQQASHTAKHEGFWRKRLTSIHPARLPYVSSPMNERTGSASLPVSFSLPVGAHTVPPQPWRRDTLILTAFAVYLSRLTQEHSFDIGFTSASQRAEEHHTTPLSEKLFAVRVPFRVQLDLDGPFTQAYTTIAQEVTLCEHHRTYTRDLLVRDPAIHEIPRVRHVADVSVVFLPCVDEDPCYAQGAITLHVSPDVFSLDTSAAEPMSATIVYNTRVLDEPTILRMVGHLQTLLTAAVANPEQPLSALPLLTASERQQILFDWNDTTRDYPQTQCLQQLFATQVERTPDAVAVVCAEEHVPYRVLNARANRLAHYLQKKGVQRETLVGVCLERSLDMTVALLAILKAGGAYVLLDPHYPTERLRFMLEDTAVSIILTQEKFFPLFSNAEAAEVGSTGNPTPHPLCDAQQLVCLDTEWDTINKERVDNPACVTTADDCAYVMYTSGSTGRPKGVAVPHRGITRLLFGVDYVQLDTQQKLLHLAPISFDASTFEIWGALLHGGTCVLYPAQVPSPHELGALVKRHGVTTLWLTASLFNTVIGTEPGALSGVRQLLIGGEALSVAHVRRALALLPTTRITNGYGPTESTTFACCYHIPRQLAANLTSVPIGTPISNTTVYILDQYLSPLPVGVPGELYIGGDGLACGYLHRPEQSAEKFIPDPFSSRPGARLYRTGDMVRYLPDGNIEFLGRRDTQVKIRGYRIELGEIEATLQTHPAVQSAVVLAREDVPEDKQLIAYIVGHHGSSPPLSALCAFLRTTLPDYMLPVAFVVVERIPLTPNGKVDRNALPHGERA